From Nicotiana tabacum cultivar K326 chromosome 15, ASM71507v2, whole genome shotgun sequence, the proteins below share one genomic window:
- the LOC107782978 gene encoding purine permease 1-like — MENQGLSTTMRRILLLINCLILAVGICGGPLMMRLYYVEGGSRVWFSSWLQTAGWPFTLIPLAILYFYRRKVEGANAKYYLITPRIFIASFIIGVVTGLDDFLYSWGGSKLPVSTSSLLLAAQLAFTAVGAFFIVKLKFTPYSINAVVLLTVGAVLLGVRSNGDRPEGVTSKAYILGFMMTLLAAALYGVILPCIELIYLKAKQAITTTLVLEIQMVMCFAATAFCTVGMIANNDFQAISREAKQFNLGEARYYTVIVWTTIIWQCFFVGVIGVIYCSSSLMSGVMIAVLLPVTEVLAVVFFRENFSGEKGLALFLSLWGFVSYFYGEFRQTKKEKNKSPKSEMTTMRTESV, encoded by the exons ATGGAAAATCAAGGATTAAGCACCACTATGAGGAGAATCCTCCTGTTGATTAATTGTTTAATACTAGCTGTGGGTATATGCGGTGGTCCTCTAATGATGCGTCTATATTATGTCGAGGGAGGTTCAAGAGTTTGGTTTAGCAGTTGGTTACAAACGGCTGGATGGCCATTCACCCTTATACCTCTTGCCATCCTATACTTCTATCGTCGAAAAGTAGAAGGCGCTAATGCCAAGTATTACTTGATAACACCTCGAATTTTCATTGCATCATTCATCATTGGTGTTGTCACTGGTCTTGATGATTTTCTCTATTCGTGGGGCGGGTCAAAACTTCCCGTATCAACCTCTTCACTTCTTCTTGCTGCTCAACTTGCATTCACGGCAGTAGGTGCTTTCTTCATAGTGAAGCTGAAATTCACACCCTACTCTATCAATGCAGTGGTTCTGCTGACAGTTGGTGCTGTTTTATTAGGTGTTCGATCTAATGGTGATAGGCCAGAGGGTGTGACTAGTAAAGCCTATATTCTTGGTTTTATGATGACACTTCTCGCAGCAGCTTTATATGGAGTCATTTTGCCTTGtattgagttgatttacttgaagGCAAAGCAAGCTATTACAACTACATTAGTATTGGAGATTCAAATGGTCATGTGTTTTGCTGCTACTGCTTTTTGTACTGTTGGAATGATTGCCAATAACGACTTCCAG gCAATATCAAGGGAGGCAAAACAATTTAATCTCGGAGAAGCTAGATACTATACAGTGATAGTATGGACTACCATTATTTGGCAGTGCTTCTTTGTGGGTGTAATTGGAGTCATTTACTGCTCTTCTTCTTTGATGTCTGGGGTTATGATCGCAGTTCTACTTCCTGTTACTGAGGTATTAGCTGTAGTTTTCTTTAGGGAAAATTTTTCAGGTGAAAAGGGCCttgctctttttctttctctttgggGTTTCGTTTCATACTTTTACGGAGAGTTCAGACaaacaaagaaggagaagaacAAAAGTCCAAAAAGTGAGATGACAACAATGCGTACCGAGTCTGTTTGA